In the genome of Ignavibacteriales bacterium, one region contains:
- a CDS encoding ABC transporter ATP-binding protein, whose product MLEVNIKNIFLKLNKSEKLLLKDIEFFIEQNSVYTIIGKNGSGKSTIARLLISLLDKRFYTINARVQFENKNVLLFNEHELLEYRKHKVRCLFQDPVNSFDPLKKFKYYFDHFAPSNSNVEELFDYFRLDKPGKIFDKYPYEVSGGMAQRIAFILTLLSDAQILILDEPTSNIDAAVSNLLLIKLKEYISGHNKSVLLITQDLPFAEKLSTKTALLNNGSLTKFLSPHEFFEQTEHELVRLYNDIKGDK is encoded by the coding sequence ATGCTTGAAGTCAATATCAAAAATATCTTTTTAAAACTGAACAAAAGTGAAAAGTTACTTCTTAAAGATATTGAATTCTTCATTGAACAAAATTCTGTCTATACAATAATAGGCAAAAACGGGAGCGGCAAATCAACAATTGCCAGACTGCTTATTTCTCTCCTCGATAAAAGATTTTATACCATTAATGCCAGAGTTCAATTTGAAAATAAAAATGTTCTCCTGTTCAATGAGCACGAACTATTAGAATACAGGAAGCACAAAGTTCGGTGTCTTTTCCAGGACCCGGTTAACAGTTTCGATCCGCTTAAAAAGTTCAAATATTATTTTGATCACTTCGCTCCTTCAAATAGTAATGTTGAAGAACTGTTTGATTATTTCAGGCTGGATAAACCCGGAAAGATTTTTGACAAGTACCCTTATGAAGTAAGCGGCGGAATGGCTCAACGTATCGCATTCATTCTTACTTTGCTGAGTGACGCACAGATTTTAATTCTTGATGAACCGACTTCAAACATTGATGCGGCGGTTTCAAACCTGCTTCTTATAAAATTGAAAGAATATATTTCCGGGCACAATAAATCCGTATTGCTTATTACACAAGACCTTCCGTTTGCAGAAAAGTTAAGCACGAAAACCGCACTGTTAAACAACGGATCATTAACAAAATTTTTATCTCCTCATGAATTTTTTGAACAAACTGAGCACGAACTAGTCCGACTTTACAACGACATAAAAGGAGATAAATGA
- a CDS encoding ATP-binding cassette domain-containing protein, whose amino-acid sequence MIPGNIMQLDNVHYEVEAYVNGNKVKKQILKEISFSLKEKNILGVTGESGSGKTTLAKIIAGLIKPTGGKIHYSNKLSDKNSRNRIQVLFQNNGDILNPFRTIAHMLDEAMKIEIADKNEREIFRQELIDAVDFSENLLDRKGFQLSGGEQQRAALMRLLAVKPELLILDEPFSAQDFESQISFLKLFKGINEKFGTTIICISHDILLLKALVDEVIVMYNGSIVESNSANNIFSFPAHPYTKFLLDANSLNLTKEELKKSF is encoded by the coding sequence ATGATTCCCGGGAATATCATGCAGCTTGATAACGTTCATTATGAAGTTGAAGCTTATGTGAACGGAAATAAAGTAAAGAAACAAATTCTAAAGGAAATTTCATTTAGTCTTAAAGAAAAAAATATACTGGGTGTAACCGGTGAGTCCGGTAGCGGCAAAACAACATTGGCTAAGATAATTGCGGGACTTATTAAACCAACGGGTGGAAAAATTCACTATAGTAATAAACTGAGTGATAAAAACTCACGTAACAGAATTCAGGTTTTATTTCAAAACAACGGTGACATTCTTAATCCATTCAGAACCATAGCACATATGCTTGACGAGGCAATGAAAATTGAAATCGCTGATAAAAATGAACGTGAGATTTTTAGGCAGGAACTTATCGATGCAGTTGATTTCTCCGAAAACCTGTTGGACAGAAAAGGTTTCCAGTTAAGCGGAGGAGAACAGCAGCGAGCAGCATTAATGAGATTGCTGGCAGTAAAACCGGAACTGCTGATCTTAGATGAACCATTTTCCGCTCAGGACTTCGAATCACAGATTTCTTTTCTAAAACTTTTTAAAGGAATAAATGAAAAGTTTGGAACAACTATCATCTGTATTTCACATGATATTCTTCTGCTTAAAGCCCTTGTTGATGAAGTTATTGTAATGTACAACGGCAGTATCGTTGAAAGTAATTCAGCAAATAATATTTTTTCTTTCCCTGCTCACCCCTATACAAAATTTTTACTTGACGCAAACAGTTTGAACCTGACGAAGGAAGAGTTAAAGAAGAGTTTCTGA
- a CDS encoding T9SS type A sorting domain-containing protein, whose translation MKIFRLFPVLFLLISFNISAQQDVIINPPSPALVDFLVVPSDYANTPGTAAFTGPLATTARTYQLLIEESLLTTIIGKEIQTISFRIPVSATANWPAAETIYSSFDVYLSGSVTPSARSLTFIDNIVGPQKLCRSGSLTIPTDSYPFGGSPVNGWGREIMLDSFYLYTGGHLLIEIRHSGYTGTSRSLDAIGTTTTGYGTLFSACWQSGYTATTGLQGNFSINRLAADDPVPVELVSFTGDVFNNSVNLSWSTATETNNSGFEIERKQTGNESWNVLGFVEGAGTTTEQQNYFYADRNITAGTYQYRLRQIDFDGSFEYSSVVEVEVLTPAVYSLDQNYPNPFNPSTNIIYSIAEAGFVKLAVYDALGQEVKILVNEFIEGGQHDLSFDASSLPSGTYFYKLETAKYSETKKMLLMK comes from the coding sequence ATGAAAATATTTCGACTCTTTCCCGTTCTTTTTCTTCTTATCTCCTTTAATATTTCAGCACAACAGGATGTAATTATCAATCCGCCTTCACCGGCGCTGGTTGATTTCTTAGTTGTTCCATCTGATTATGCTAATACTCCGGGAACAGCTGCATTTACCGGTCCGCTTGCAACAACAGCGCGCACATATCAATTATTAATTGAAGAAAGCCTGCTTACCACAATTATCGGAAAGGAAATTCAGACAATCAGTTTTAGAATTCCTGTTTCAGCAACCGCGAACTGGCCCGCAGCAGAAACAATTTATTCCAGCTTTGATGTGTATTTAAGCGGAAGTGTTACACCAAGCGCAAGAAGTTTGACCTTTATAGATAATATTGTTGGTCCGCAAAAACTTTGTCGCAGCGGAAGTTTGACTATACCTACTGATTCCTACCCATTCGGTGGTTCGCCTGTTAACGGCTGGGGACGTGAAATTATGCTTGATAGTTTTTATTTATACACTGGCGGACATCTCCTGATTGAAATCCGTCACAGCGGATATACCGGTACATCGCGTTCACTTGATGCAATTGGAACCACAACAACAGGATACGGAACCTTGTTCAGTGCTTGCTGGCAAAGCGGTTACACAGCAACAACAGGACTTCAGGGTAACTTTAGTATTAATAGATTAGCTGCTGACGATCCGGTTCCTGTTGAACTTGTTTCTTTTACAGGCGATGTATTTAATAACAGTGTTAATCTCAGCTGGTCAACTGCAACTGAAACCAACAACAGTGGTTTTGAAATTGAAAGAAAACAAACCGGAAACGAATCATGGAATGTTTTAGGATTTGTTGAGGGCGCAGGTACAACAACCGAACAGCAAAATTATTTTTATGCTGACAGGAATATTACAGCAGGCACATACCAGTATCGTTTAAGACAAATTGATTTTGACGGAAGTTTTGAATACAGCAGTGTTGTTGAGGTTGAAGTTCTGACTCCAGCGGTTTACTCATTAGATCAAAATTATCCAAACCCGTTTAACCCTAGCACAAATATCATCTACAGCATTGCTGAAGCCGGATTTGTTAAACTTGCTGTTTATGATGCTCTTGGACAGGAAGTAAAGATTCTCGTCAATGAGTTTATTGAAGGAGGTCAGCATGATCTTTCTTTTGATGCTTCATCACTGCCAAGCGGAACGTATTTCTATAAGCTTGAAACAGCAAAATATTCTGAAACAAAGAAAATGTTATTGATGAAATAG
- a CDS encoding ABC transporter permease, translating to MISRIKIWHLISLFVLVLYIFRFSEILEIWYYFILVTGSLPSGEFSASTLLGFEHIDLIFQSLMLIVIPICLMVFKKKFLFLNKKINVTVSFITLITFAFIFSSLITFENPEQTNNIGMTRLLPPGSSVEYITLKVSDNEKTDVLGLNKKLSFLNEFNSYVFFDSMIVSDKIVVFQNSKTKEFSKNEIETVGGKPVSGSKLFLLGTDEYGRDILVRLIYGTRISFLIGIFAVLISLILGLVFGFIAANAGGITDTIISRTADLFLAFPIIYFVVLILALFGNSVISVILVLGLSGWMSLYKIVRAEILGIKTKDYFITANMLGLSKSKLLLKEILPVIMVPVTVNIVFLFGNVILSESALSYLGLSISAEYPSWGKMIESGQEYMHNAWWLIFFPGIALVLTLLAANSFGRKINSYFNPRIN from the coding sequence TTGATCAGCAGAATTAAAATATGGCATCTTATCAGTTTGTTTGTGCTTGTCCTTTATATTTTTCGCTTTAGTGAAATTTTGGAAATATGGTATTATTTTATTCTTGTTACCGGCTCATTACCCAGCGGGGAATTTAGTGCTTCAACTTTACTCGGGTTTGAACACATTGATCTCATTTTTCAATCCTTGATGCTGATAGTTATTCCAATCTGTCTGATGGTTTTCAAAAAGAAATTTTTGTTCCTTAATAAAAAAATAAATGTGACGGTGTCGTTCATTACGCTGATAACTTTTGCTTTCATTTTTTCATCGCTGATAACATTTGAGAATCCGGAACAGACCAATAATATTGGAATGACCCGGTTATTACCGCCGGGAAGTTCGGTTGAGTACATCACTCTTAAAGTTAGCGATAACGAAAAAACCGATGTATTGGGACTGAATAAAAAATTATCATTCCTAAATGAATTTAATTCTTATGTGTTTTTTGATAGTATGATAGTATCGGATAAGATTGTTGTTTTTCAGAATTCAAAAACAAAAGAGTTTTCAAAAAATGAAATAGAGACAGTTGGCGGTAAGCCGGTTTCGGGATCAAAACTGTTCTTGCTCGGCACCGATGAATATGGAAGAGATATATTAGTAAGATTAATCTATGGCACCAGGATTTCTTTTTTGATAGGAATATTTGCAGTGCTCATTTCATTGATACTCGGGCTTGTATTTGGTTTTATTGCTGCCAACGCCGGCGGAATTACCGACACGATTATCAGCAGAACGGCTGATCTGTTTCTTGCATTCCCTATTATCTATTTTGTTGTACTGATTCTTGCATTATTCGGAAACTCGGTTATTTCCGTAATACTTGTACTCGGATTAAGCGGCTGGATGAGTCTATACAAAATAGTGCGGGCTGAAATACTTGGAATAAAAACAAAAGATTATTTTATTACGGCAAATATGCTTGGCTTATCAAAAAGTAAATTATTGCTGAAAGAGATTCTTCCTGTTATTATGGTTCCGGTTACGGTCAATATTGTTTTTCTGTTTGGCAATGTCATTCTTTCAGAATCAGCTTTAAGTTATCTTGGTTTGAGTATCTCGGCTGAATACCCAAGCTGGGGAAAAATGATTGAAAGCGGACAGGAATACATGCATAATGCATGGTGGTTAATATTCTTTCCGGGAATAGCGTTGGTGCTGACTCTTCTGGCAGCTAACAGCTTTGGAAGAAAAATTAATTCATATTTTAATCCAAGAATAAATTGA
- a CDS encoding ABC transporter permease, with protein sequence MSHLILRRLITSAVTLFLLVTFVFFLVRIAPGDPSRKYISPGLDKRMQESIKESFQLNSPLHVQYLNFLKNVVRGDLGISYEYRQPVIKVIGEYLPFTFIFSSMSFLIQIILSLYLAVIAVKNLNGFLDKFLSGFMITSFATPVFVSGVILVYLFSIILNILPSSGLTSIDYDSMNFFGKIADVVTHLLLPFITLSLIEVSIFYKYLRDNVNEIYNKTFIMNLRSSGMQENKILFKHVIPNAINPLISAAGIELGILLGGTLIIEVIFGLPGMGRLTVNAIQARDYPLVIGCTITAGFFMIAANLLADIVRVKMDKRFLAGVLN encoded by the coding sequence ATGTCTCATTTAATACTGCGCAGACTCATCACTTCAGCAGTAACATTATTCCTGCTTGTTACATTTGTGTTCTTCCTTGTCAGGATTGCACCCGGTGATCCTTCGCGTAAATATATTTCACCGGGACTGGATAAGAGGATGCAGGAATCAATTAAAGAATCCTTTCAGTTAAATTCACCATTACATGTTCAATATTTAAATTTCTTAAAGAATGTTGTAAGGGGAGATCTTGGCATTTCATACGAATACCGGCAGCCGGTAATCAAAGTTATCGGAGAATATCTTCCATTCACTTTTATTTTTTCATCAATGAGTTTTCTTATCCAGATAATACTAAGCTTGTATCTTGCAGTGATAGCTGTTAAGAATTTAAATGGATTCCTCGATAAATTTTTATCCGGTTTTATGATTACTTCATTTGCAACTCCGGTTTTTGTATCCGGTGTTATTCTTGTGTATCTGTTTTCTATAATACTCAATATACTTCCTTCATCAGGACTAACTTCAATTGATTATGATTCAATGAACTTCTTTGGAAAGATTGCTGATGTTGTAACACACCTGCTTCTTCCTTTTATAACTCTGTCGCTTATAGAAGTTTCAATCTTTTATAAGTACCTGCGAGATAATGTTAACGAGATTTACAACAAAACATTTATAATGAATCTTCGATCCAGCGGAATGCAGGAGAATAAAATTCTATTTAAGCATGTCATACCTAATGCTATCAATCCCCTGATTTCCGCCGCCGGGATCGAGCTGGGAATTCTACTTGGAGGAACTCTTATAATAGAGGTTATCTTCGGATTGCCTGGTATGGGAAGATTAACAGTAAATGCAATTCAGGCAAGAGATTATCCCCTTGTTATTGGTTGTACAATAACCGCAGGCTTTTTTATGATCGCTGCAAATCTACTGGCAGATATTGTTAGAGTGAAAATGGATAAACGTTTTCTTGCAGGAGTTCTCAATTGA
- a CDS encoding glucosyl transferase translates to MKNYFFLIPPPRMLRRASFILLLFSIPSCKEDTPVIPPPPQPKITLTVDDVSCTEAWLNLKLENITLPVDLELKKDSTVVKTFLAINSNDTSLYVDSLLPNQTYNFVVSHSGLSGISSNVATTITMDTTSHNFTWQTFEFGQHSSSILYDVAIIDENNIWAVGEIFMNDSLGNPDPHAYNAVHWNGNQWEVKKISVLFRGNLITPPLYGIFALTDNEIWLSSGVPIKGDGINWTQYHLFDTGILTQQDGYLTKIWGSSSSNIYFVGTLGTIAHYNGSQWTKIESGITLDLTDIYSDAGGNVYAAGVNIAEVKGVVLEGNSNQFSVKITGEIIDESELFISKLYGSFGTIWVDENGTIYTGGNLMYQFNNNHWDYVRSLPENFLGGNPGSYYRGYISTIRGNASNDIVIAGGRNTLKHFNGISWQQLGLPYSPSSVIRWAGLSMKDNKLVAAGGNGNKAFVMLLLR, encoded by the coding sequence ATGAAAAATTATTTTTTCTTAATCCCGCCTCCACGAATGTTGCGGCGGGCAAGTTTTATCTTACTCTTATTCAGCATCCCTTCCTGCAAAGAAGATACACCCGTTATTCCTCCGCCGCCGCAACCAAAAATAACACTTACAGTTGATGACGTAAGCTGTACTGAAGCGTGGCTGAACTTGAAGTTAGAAAATATTACACTGCCAGTCGATTTGGAATTAAAGAAAGATAGCACAGTTGTAAAAACATTTCTTGCAATTAACAGCAATGATACTTCCCTTTATGTTGATTCACTCCTGCCAAACCAAACCTACAACTTCGTAGTTAGTCATTCCGGCTTGTCAGGAATCTCCAGTAATGTTGCAACCACCATCACGATGGACACCACCAGCCACAACTTTACATGGCAAACATTTGAGTTTGGGCAGCACAGCAGCAGTATACTTTATGATGTCGCTATAATAGATGAAAATAACATCTGGGCAGTTGGTGAGATATTTATGAATGACTCGCTTGGGAATCCTGATCCGCACGCATATAATGCTGTGCATTGGAATGGGAACCAATGGGAAGTCAAAAAGATTTCAGTACTATTTAGAGGAAATTTAATAACTCCACCATTGTATGGAATATTTGCACTTACTGATAATGAAATTTGGTTGTCATCTGGTGTACCAATAAAAGGCGACGGAATAAACTGGACGCAATATCATTTATTTGATACGGGAATTCTTACTCAACAAGATGGATATTTAACTAAAATATGGGGCTCTTCCTCGTCAAATATCTATTTTGTTGGAACACTCGGCACAATCGCTCACTACAACGGCAGTCAGTGGACAAAGATAGAAAGCGGGATAACATTAGACTTAACTGATATTTATAGCGATGCAGGCGGTAATGTTTATGCAGCAGGCGTAAATATAGCAGAAGTTAAGGGTGTAGTTTTAGAGGGAAATTCTAATCAATTCTCTGTTAAGATAACAGGAGAGATAATTGATGAAAGCGAACTATTTATATCAAAACTGTATGGTTCATTTGGCACAATCTGGGTAGATGAAAATGGTACAATCTATACAGGAGGCAACTTAATGTACCAGTTCAACAACAATCATTGGGATTACGTTCGGTCCCTGCCCGAGAATTTTCTCGGCGGAAATCCCGGCTCGTATTATAGAGGATATATTTCGACAATAAGAGGAAACGCTTCTAATGATATAGTAATAGCCGGAGGTCGAAATACATTAAAGCACTTTAATGGAATAAGCTGGCAGCAGTTAGGCTTGCCATATAGTCCTTCGAGTGTAATCAGGTGGGCTGGTTTATCAATGAAAGATAATAAACTGGTGGCTGCAGGTGGCAATGGTAATAAGGCTTTTGTAATGCTTCTTCTTCGGTAG
- the ispD gene encoding 2-C-methyl-D-erythritol 4-phosphate cytidylyltransferase: MSVYAIIPAGGKGKRSGLKTPKQYMKFNGKELIVYTLQVFQKNKLVDEIIISVEPEYFDLLISLKKKYKLTKISTLVEGGNERQDSVFNALHSLNAKQNDLVIVHDAARALLPQNVLTNAISVARKKGNALVCIKAKDTLIKGKGTVTSYLNRDEVYYVQTPQIFKYIDLLKAMNQAYKENFHGTDESMLVSRTGKKINIVEGSALNFKITTGEDIEMFRKLLK, encoded by the coding sequence ATGAGTGTGTATGCAATAATTCCCGCAGGCGGTAAAGGAAAACGCAGCGGACTAAAAACTCCAAAGCAGTACATGAAGTTCAACGGGAAAGAACTTATTGTTTACACTTTACAGGTATTTCAAAAAAATAAACTTGTTGATGAAATAATTATTTCAGTAGAACCTGAATATTTTGATTTACTTATCTCACTTAAAAAGAAATACAAACTCACCAAAATATCCACATTAGTTGAAGGCGGTAATGAAAGGCAGGACTCGGTTTTCAACGCACTCCATTCCCTCAATGCAAAACAAAATGATCTTGTGATTGTTCACGATGCCGCGCGTGCGCTTCTTCCGCAAAACGTTTTGACTAACGCGATAAGTGTTGCAAGGAAAAAAGGTAACGCACTTGTCTGTATAAAAGCCAAAGACACTTTGATAAAAGGGAAAGGAACAGTTACATCTTATCTTAACCGTGATGAAGTTTATTATGTACAGACACCCCAGATTTTTAAATACATAGATCTTTTGAAAGCAATGAACCAAGCTTACAAAGAAAATTTTCACGGTACAGATGAATCAATGCTTGTAAGCCGAACTGGAAAGAAAATTAATATTGTTGAAGGATCAGCTCTGAACTTTAAGATCACTACAGGTGAAGATATTGAGATGTTTAGGAAACTACTGAAATAA
- the ybaK gene encoding Cys-tRNA(Pro) deacylase — MSKTNAMRILESNNIIYSSHSYDVDEEDLSGITVAKKIDAEPECVFKTLVCSSDKTGIVIFCVPVTEELNLKKAAASSGNKKVEMIKTKELFSLTGYVRGGCSPIGMKKNFPTYIDETILLFDYIYCSAGIRGTQLKLNPSDLISLTNAVTADLT, encoded by the coding sequence ATGTCCAAAACCAATGCGATGAGAATATTAGAATCAAACAACATAATATATTCTTCTCACTCGTATGATGTTGACGAAGAAGATCTTAGCGGAATAACAGTTGCGAAAAAAATTGATGCTGAACCTGAATGCGTATTTAAAACACTTGTCTGCAGCAGCGATAAAACCGGTATTGTAATATTCTGTGTTCCTGTCACTGAAGAACTGAATCTGAAAAAAGCTGCTGCCTCAAGCGGTAATAAAAAAGTTGAGATGATAAAAACGAAAGAACTGTTTTCGCTTACAGGATATGTACGCGGCGGCTGTTCCCCCATAGGCATGAAGAAAAATTTTCCAACCTACATAGACGAAACCATATTGCTGTTTGATTATATCTACTGCAGTGCCGGAATACGCGGCACACAATTAAAATTAAATCCTTCCGATCTTATTTCATTAACAAACGCCGTTACCGCAGATTTGACCTAA